A single window of Ovis canadensis isolate MfBH-ARS-UI-01 breed Bighorn chromosome 15, ARS-UI_OviCan_v2, whole genome shotgun sequence DNA harbors:
- the LOC138420519 gene encoding olfactory receptor 2AG1-like, whose product MEHWNSTLGSGFILMGILNDSLSPELICATITVLYMLALTSNCLLLLAITTDARLHVPMYLLLRQLSLMDLLFTSVVTPKAIMDFLLSENTISFVGCALQMFLALTLGGAEDLLLAFMAYDRYVAICHPLNYMVLMRPRVCWLMVATSWILASLSAIVYTVYTMHYPFCKAHEISHLLCEIPPLLKLACADTSRYELMVYVMGVTFLIPPLVAILASYTLILLTVLHMPSNEGRQKALVTCSSHLTVVGMFYGAATFMYVLPSSLHSPKQDNIISVFYTIVTPALNPLIYSLRNKEVMGALRRILGKYMLWTHS is encoded by the coding sequence ATGGAGCACTGGAACTCCACCCTGGGAAGTGGCTTCATATTGATGGGGATTCTGAATGACAGTTTGTCTCCTGAGCTGATCTGTGCTACAATCACAGTCCTGTACATGCTGGCCCTCACCAGCAATTGCCTTCTGCTCCTGGCCATCACAACGGATGCCCGGCTCCACGTGCCCATGTACCTCCTGCTCAGGCAGCTCTCTCTCATGGACCTCCTCTTCACATCTGTTGTCACTCCCAAGGCCATTATGGATTTTCTGCTCAGTGAAAACACCATCTCCTTCGTGGGCTGTGCCCTTCAGATGTTTCTGGCACTGACCCTGGGTGGTGCAGAGGACCTCCTACTGGCCTTCATGGCCTATGACAGGTATGTGGCCATTTGTCATCCTCTGAACTACATGGTGCTCATGAGGCCGAGAGTTTGCTGGCTCATGGTGGCCACATCCTGGATTTTGGCATCCCTTAGTGCCATTGTATATACTGTGTATACCATGCACTATCCCTTTTGCAAAGCCCATGAGATCAGCCACCTGCTCTGTGAGATTCCACCTCTGTTGAAGTTGGCCTGTGCAGATACTTCCAGATATGAACTCATGGTGTATGTGATGGGTGTGACCTTCTTGATTCCTCCTCTTGTTGCTATCCTTGCCTCCTACACACTAATCCTGCTTACTGTGCTCCACATGCCCTCAAATGAAGGGAGGCAGAAAGCCCTGGTCACCTGCTCTTCCCACCTGACTGTGGTCGGGATGTTCTATGGAGCGGCCACATTCATGTATGTTCTGCCCAGTTCCCTCCACAGCCCCAAGCAAGACAACATCATCTCTGTCTTCTACACGATTGTCACCCCAGCCCTGAACCCCCTCATCTACAGCCTGAGGAATAAAGAGGTCATGGGGGCCTTAAGGAGAATCCTGGGAAAATATATGCTGTGGACACACTCCTGA